taattttttgaaatatattttgatatagCCTGCCTACACAACAGATTGTTAGTTATGATTGCTTGTGTGTGTCGTGTTGTGAAAAACAATAACGGATAAATTAAAAGTATACACAATTAAATTAATCATACGATACAAATTAACATGGTTCGGCAAAATATTTACGTCCATAGAGCTGCAAAAGATTTTATTGTACTAAGAAATCACAAATGACACTTTAGGATGAAATCTCACTATTCAGAACACTCAAACCCACTATACCAttcattaagtacatatttatagtgTCACACAGAAGAAACCATAATTCTCACTTTTTTGCATTATTCACTCAAATGGAGTATAGAGCGCctcaagcgaactctctatcCTTCATTCGCTGGAGTGAGATCTTTGTTTGAGTTTCGCTCGAGCTACTTGTCGTGCGAATATCGAGCGAACGTTCTACCTGACACTTTCCGAGTAAAAAACTGTGccaaaaattttctcaattctACGCTTCATGACCCAAGCCTCCTtgaaaatttgtcaaaaaatcataacatatcatTGTCGGATTATCAAATTGGGCTGACACACCAACAAATGAAGATCCACAAACCCAACATGTTGTGCAAAGAATATCAATGTTGCTTTGGCCTTTTCTAAGTGGGATCAAGATCCCCAAGAGGCAATAAGTGGTAACacatttttgcatttttcatatttacttacCAAAAGTAAAGCATTTGTGGGATGGGCACAAAGGAAAGCTTGCACGACCTGATGTGAAGATTGAAGAAagtatttttggtttgatactTGCATGTATCATAATTTATAAGCATTGGGGTAAACATTAAACCAAATATTGATTGtaagtttgtattttatttgaagattgtTATATTATGTTAGTACATATGACATATGTTATTAGCTATTATCAGGTGAAGATAAAGAATCTTGTACGTCATTTTATGATGGACAATCTAAGATGTCTGTTATTGCAATTAAAAAACATCATCCATCTTAAACCAAGTCGAGTTGAGATTAGTCTCACTTTTTCATTGAAACGAGCCGAGCTCAACTAGAATTCTAGACTAAGCTTATATTCGAGCCAAGGCGAGCCTATTAACGTATTAAATGAGCTAAGGTCGGACAGCTTAGGCTCACCCGAGACTAGCTCGAATACAACACTAGTACTAGAGGGTTGTTTTGTCGAGGCATGCATGGAGGGAGGTGATTCTTGTGATATTGATTGCAACATCTAAAGTTAATATCACAATATCTAAAGTCTTGATCCTGGACCACGACATCAAAGTTGGTCTTCACAAAACCTTCTCAAATGGTTTCCAATTCTCCTTTGTTTGGGGAGTTGGATGAGCTTGAAGCTAGCTTTTTTGGGATCTTTGCATTAGGTTGTATTTGGGTAGTGgacttcactactatttaatattttattattatttttcacatatttttcattagaataatgttatacacaacactctcatcttattttgatcatactaaataATACGTGgcacattcatcaccattagatgataaagaagcatgcaataaataattatttaatattaataaatatgtcacatcttacataatagaataaaagtgagatggtagtatggtgtatagaattttccttttcagTATTATgaattactatttaatattttatcattacttttttattatttttttactattattcatagatcatctaatatcacatcactacccaaacgtatcCGTATTAGCAAGCCGTGAATAAGCCTTGCTTTGCTTTTCATGATTTTTCCCGTCCAACCAAGTTATTAGTCAAGTAATACTTCTTGGACTTCTATATACCAGAGATTTGTATCCATCTTGCAGTGTACAACTTCATCCTGTTACCAAACTTTTATGCTATGTTTAGATGATAAGTTGATctcaaataatttgtgaataataataaaaaatagtgaattgTGTGTGAGATTACTTCACttaccaaacacaaccttaaacaATCGACTGATTGAAATTATTATCTCTTTGTAACTCAATTTCTcgagaaatatatatgataaatgctaattgtatttaaagaaaaatttacaaaaaatttaattattcacTTGTCAACTGAaaactattaatatttaaagattataaaatttaaatttcaaaatttaaatttcaaaataaaactaataaaacgagtcttataaataaaattatagatacatataacattattcatatacacacacaataGAAGAGCAATTGGAAGCCTTACTCACTCTACAGTTCAGTTTAAACTTTATCCTCTACAGTCTACAGCGTGCATTAGCTCTTAAATTAGAGGCTCCAAAGCTCCTTTTGAAAGTAATCATAAGCAACTCCACTGCCTGGGCAAGCTTCTGAGCAAATACTCTATTTGCTTGATGAAAGGCACGTGCTTAATTGTGTTGCAGAAGATCAAGTCTTGTGCCATCTTATAAGGATAAAGATAAACACAGGAACAAAAAGGaataaatacacaatattttatataattatatttaaaatgagagatatttttataaaaataatatgacttATAAAAATAcgcttattttaaaatataattgtaaaatgtgtAGGAAAAAGTATCATTACTCATCTAATACTACGagatcaagatatatataaaacccaTGACTATTTGGTTTTTTGAAGGGTCATTACAATTTCAGGCCATGACTGTATTTTGcgtaaaagttataaaatatatcatttttgtaaaataattttagaaacgATTATTTAACCCTTTAGGTTCCGTTTGGTCGATAGGTTTAGTTgaaatcaatttaattaaatctaattttaaattgagtttaattaaatacttaactcttaaattattaaattcatctcaattcaaaatctctttacacataagatctataatttttttcaattcaacacttatTTACATGCGAGATctataaactttttattttatataaatacatctaaacttattttaatatctaaacacatttaaacacgtattaaataatttttataaaactcaaatcatcatctcaattcattattattcataaaaaaaatttaatttaattcaatattCAAATGCATCTTTAATATATTCTTCCCAAGTTTTATACCCGATACCGCAATCCTCGTCCATttcctgtgttttttttttcggtgGGTGGTCCATTGTCTCTGTCATCACTTCACGCCTCCCACACACATTCATCCATCATGCATACATCACatcacatacatacatatacgcCAACGCATGCATCAATGAGAACATGTTTCCTCGAAGAGAGAGAAACTGACGCTTAGAGAGAGGCATGCTGAACTGTAGCTTTATCTTTTTCCCAGAAGAGTGAAATAAACAGCGATCCATTTGTCAAAAAACGTCTCCCTCTGATCTGGCGGGCCAAAATCAGCGCCTCTGctgtattttcatttattccatatccttttctccctttttttttttttttttttccattttgttttgcCTTTTAATTTTCACATCACAGATCACACGGTAAAAATGTAGAGAGgacggagagaagagagggtGTTTGcggccaaaaacaaaaatcgaGAGTAGAGGAAAAAGGGCAATGCCAATGCCGATGGGCATGCAACCAGGTGGCCCTTACCAATGGTAATTACCATTGgctgtttgattttttattttttccctgtCATCTACGTACAAAACCAAACACGACCACACTCTATCTTTGCTCTCTATATATCTTTCTGTGGGTTGGTTCTTTGTCGCTCTTAAAAAGTCTCGAGATTGGCGTCAAGATAAAAACCACAGGACCTCCTTTCTGTTCAAGTTCAAGCCCTTACCCAGCTACGCTTTACGAGAACTAAAACAAAGCACACCAGCTGATGAAGGAGAAAGTAGGCTCTCTTGGAGGAGAGAGCCTGCCCCAGCACAACCCCAACATCAACAACAATAACAAAGAAGCGGAAGAAGCAGAACCAAAGCTACCACCTTTCTAAAATCCCATTTTCAGGAGGCCTGAGTAACCCAAAACATTTTCTGCGTCTGTTctagttttggtttttttgagTGGTTTTGTAAGCTTTTGGTGTTTGGTACTGTATTGTCATATGTATGGCGCTTTCTATGCACAAAAATTCAGCATATAAGGAGATGGATACAAGCAAGTACGTAAGGTATACGCCAGAGCAGGTAGAGGCGTTGGAGAGGGTGTACTCGGAATGCCCAAAGCCTAGCTCTTTGAGAAGGCAGCAGCTCATTAGGGAGTGTCCTATACTTTCCAACATCGAGCCCAAACAGATCAAAGTTTGGTTTCAGAACCGCAGGTAGATGGAGAAGCTATGTACAAGATAGAAAGTCGTGCACTTCGTTATTATTCATTCGTTTGCTACGTTTATCTTCATGAAAATGACTTCCGTAGTTTTCCTTGTGGCTTCCGAGGAATGCgttttttaatcactttttttgttttctttttccatacATAGCATTCAAGTGGTTGGCTTGGAACTTACCTAAAAAGGCAGGCTTTCAATTCTGGTTGTTTTTGtcaagtttatgtttttttaaagtcGTGATCAGTTCATTTTACAATGTGGTAGAATTTATCTCTAGAAGCCCCTCTTACTCTATATTTTGacaagttttaaaatttcttctttttcctgctTCGATggggaaaataaatgaaaaataagaggtgttTTTCCTGTGGGATGGAGGATAACCGTTCTGttattttgtccttttttttttttttttgtagttccGTTCTATTGTTTTATCTTGGATATCGATTCTCCATCTATCCTGTCTATAGTATTTGGATTGGAGATTTCTTGAAAGGGGGAATGTGGGTTCGTAATGGGCGGTTTTCCATCGTTTTCTTCATGCTCCGTCTTAAAATGAGAAAATGTACAGCTTTTACCCCTTTAAGAATTTCATCAACTGTTGATTTCTTTTCTTGTCACTTCTGAACATCGAATCTTTATCTGAAACTAGTGATATGATCTGACTCAAGTTTTGGTAAGCTTAATCTTTTCTGGTTtgaattttctgttttttcaaAGAATGGCATGCCCTTGAGAAAGGGTTAAATTCAAATGAAAGATAACGACAGCTAATCAATATGCTTTTCAAGAAAACATTCCTTATTTGTTCTTGTGGCAgttatttttacctttttttcaATATTCAGCATATCTGCAGGTGTCAACATTGTAACTTCGAGATGATTGATTATGTGTcgtatttattttagaaaaaattgcaGATAATAATTGCTTATGTTATTCTAAGTCCTAAAATGGTGTTTTTGTCTGCTGTGTAATACCTTTGGGTGTTCAAATTATGGTTATGATAATTCTGTTTACTTCTGGTTCTGTCTGCTTCATGTTTGCACATCTGATTGTGGTGgcatttgtatttattttatttgacctCCTAAATTGAGGATTTTTAGTGTAGATTTAACTTTAGGATTAGGGCTTGCTTGGATGCTTCTTGGACTGATATACTTGTATTTAATAGATAGATTTTGAATCCATGCCGtcagttttaatttttcagttataATCTCATGGAATGCTCTTGGTTTTCTATTTTCCTATCATttccaattcatcttattttgttcttttgtttttgcaCCTTGGGATGTACGTGTGAAAAGCAGGAAACAATAGAAACTTAGTTTGTTTTACCTCCCATGGAACGGCTGTGTTACCTTCATTTTTGCTTTACCAATATTGAGTTCTCTTTCAATTTTGAtggcaaaataaattttgtgaactTGTTCACTGACACCATTCATTTTTCTTCGTAGATGCCGCGAGAAGCAGAGGAAGGAAGCTTCTCGTCTCCAGACAGTGAATAGAAAGCTGTCTGCAATGAACAAGCTGTTGATGGAAGAGAATGACCGGTTGCAGAAACAGGTCTCACAGTTGGTGTATGAGAATGGATACATGCGACACCAACTGCAGAGTGTAAGCTTCTTGTCCTTGAACCCCTAGCTGTTTCTACTTTGAAAGATTACCTGCTCGCTTAATTTCAAGCACATGAAGGATGCTTCTTGTGCTCTGAACATGGTTCTGTGGTGTCCTATACATGTTCTGTTAAGATGTACATGCGGTGAGTGTGCCCATTTTTACTTGAATTTGGGTGTCTTATAATTACCAGTTCAAGATTTACTGAACGAAGTCCAGCTTCTTCAAATTCTATACACTTGATTTGGGCCTCCAAGTTTTGTCTATTAGATATGATGGATGTTCCTTGTAGGAAAAACTTGTGAATATTATCACTCTTATTGATTAAATCTAAAAGCATCATTTGGGGTATCCTAACCAGGCATCTGGAACGACCACAGACAACAGCTGTGAGTCTGTGGTCATGAATGGTCAGCACCAACAACAGCAAAACCCAACACCTCAGCATCCCCAAAGGGATGCTAACAACCCAGCTGGGTAAGTAATTTGTCCAGTTTAACCACTTTATATTTCagaatattactattttttttcttgacctTATCGTTCATGTAGTCTTCTCGCAATTGCTGAGGAGGCCCTGGCAGAGTTCCTTTCCAAGGCTACTGGAACTGCCGTCGACTGGGTCCAGATGATTGGGATGAAGGTAAGACTTCTTGAATCTTTCTTCAGAGATGTGGGTGTATTTGCTAGCATATAGGAACAAGTGCATTACCCTGTGCCACTtctgttccaaaatctaactttGATGTTGATAATGTAGCCTGGTCCGGATTCTATTGGAATCGTTGCTGTTTCCCGTAACTGTAGTGGGGTAGCAGCACGAGCCTGTGGTCTTGTGAGTCTAGAGCCCACAAAGGTATTTTTCTCCCTATATGGCCGGTTCCCTTCCTCCACAACTGCTCCCCAACATTTATATCCTAATTTTTCATGAAGTATATAACAAGTTCATCACAGGTCGCCGAAATCCTTAAAGATCGTCCATCGTGGTTTCGTGATTGTCGTTGCCTTGATGTACTGAGTGTACTCCCTACGGGAAATGGAGGGACAATCGAGCTCATATACATGCAGGTTTGTTGCCTGTGTGAACTAGGATTTTATCACTGTTGAAGATACATCGTCTGGACTTTCAGTTCTCACTTTAATTCcctttactttttaatttttcacattcTTTATCAGACTTATGCACCTACAACATTGGCTGCGGCACGTGACTTCTGGACGCTGAGATATACTACAAGCTTGGAAGATGGCAGTCTTGTGGTAATTCATATTCCCTTTCAACATGGAAGATATTTTCTGTTTCCTTAAggaatttttttggaatttcacACCCTCATCAATAACCATCCTGTTTTGTCCTAGACTTCCTCGACTATGCTGCCATGTCTTCTACAAGAAATGGCTGGGACCCTAAGACcctgtttggatataagaagtgtttcatctcatctcattattacaaaattttcaaattctcacacaaaatataataaacaatttaactttttcaaattccaaaacaataataatattaaaaaataatattctaataatattttattcaacttttaactttcatctaaacccactatccaaacggcacctaaaTGTAGTCATTTGCATAATGCATTGGATATGAATATCTCCCtcgaattttttgaattaaatttacatatataaatattcctTGAAATTAGGTGTTTCTTCAATCTGACTAATATTAATTGACCCAAATTTACAGAGTTTCTCACTTGAATTCCTTCGAGTTTACCACATAATTGtaacttattttattgtatCAAAATATGTTTTGCAGGTGTGTGAGAGATCATTGACTTCTTCTACTGGTGGTCCAGCAGGGCCTCCCACTGCTAGTTTTGTAAGAGCTGAAATGCTTCCGAGTGGCTTTCTAATTCGACCTTGTGAGGGCGGTGGCTCCATTATTCACATTGTCGATCATGTCGATTTAGATGTAAGGAAAAGAGCTGATTGAATTCTGTTTCTACTTCAACTTCTGTCTTTTTCATTTGCTTACTTCAATTTCCTGGTTGTCCTAGGTTTGGAGTGTACCTGAAGTTCTCAGACCACTTTATGAATCATCAAAGATTCTTGCACAGAAAATGACTATTGCTGTAAGAAACTGTGATATGAGGGGTCATTCATTCATCTATTTGGTTAGTTTTGTTTGTTCATACTTTGccttttttaaatcttacaacACAGGCCTTACGACACATAAGACAAATTGCACAAGAGACTAGTGGGGAAATTCAGTATGGTGGTGGCCGCCAGCCTGCTGTTTTAAGGACATTCAGTCAGAGACTTTGCAGGTAAGGTCTCCAAACATGGTATTCAAGATCAACAGGGCTTTGCCCTCATTCTGAGTTTATTATTTACAGTTTAGAGCACAGAATCTCAAAGAATTGATTACTTCAATGTGCCTGGGCTATACTGGATTCCCCATTGACTAAATTGTTTATGAAAATGAACTGTAGGGGATTCAATGATGCTGTTAATGGGTTTGTCGATGATGGTTGGTCGCTTCTGGGTAGTGATGGTGTGGAAGATGTGACCATCATGATAAACTCATCTCCAAATAAATTTCTCAACTCCCAGTATAGTACATCGATGTTCTCAACTTTTGGAGGAGGGGTGCTATGTGCCAAGGCATCAATGCTTCTGCAGGTATTTTGATATGCTAATCCAAACAAGCGAGGATGGTTAGCTTGGCTGTTTCACTGTTTTAGCCTTGCATCATTTTAATTGTATCTTCGTTAACTCTCCTCTCAGAATTTCTATAGATTACTGATGCTTTAAtctttgtatgaaatttatattcACATTTGACTTTGTAcatgattaaatttttaatctttctCTGGAGTCTGCAGGATGTCCCCCCTGCCTTGCTGGTTCGTTTTCTTAGGGAGCACCGTTCAGAGTGGGCTGACTATGGAGTTGATGCCTACTCTGCAGCATGTCTTAAAGCTAGCCCTTATGCAGTTCCTTGTGCAAGACCTGGTGGTTTCCCTGGTAGCCAGGTCATCTTACCTCTTGCCCATACTGTGGAACACGAGGAGGTGGCAAAATTTCTTATCCACTTGAGCAAGTTTccattatttgtttttacatttGTTATTCCACCagatttaaatacaaatttctAAGTAAAGTTTCACCTTCATTAATGAAGTTCCTTGAGGTGGTTCGGCTAGAGGGTCATGCATTCTCCCCTGAAGATGTGGCGTTGGCACGGGACATGTACTTATTGCAGGTTGGTTTTTTCTATTCCTTTTGTCACACAATGGATGAAAGTTTATAGTTGGCATGCATTATGTTGAAATAATCTCCCTAAATAGGAGCCTAAAATGGTGGGATTAAATCTAAAGGTAATATGTgatcaaatttataaatgttttgATTTGTAGATAAAATCCATTTATTTTTAGACACCCCAAGGAGGTAAATCTCTCCCCTATTATTCTTGGACAGAGATTAGTATGACATGGCATTGGTTTTGTTTTCATGTTctaaagaatttttcattaatgtGGATCTTTATTACTgatataatcatttaattttaattatattctatgGTGACAGCTTTGCAGTGGGGTTGATGAAAATGCAGTTGGTGCCTGTGCACAGCTTGTCTTTGCCCCTATCGATGAATCTTTTGCTGATGACGCCCCTCTATTGCCATCTGGTTTTCGTGTGATACCGCTGGATCCTAAAACAGTTCGGTGATATCTTTGATCTACTGCCatttagttttgaaattttaagcTTGTGCTGAATTCTGTAATATCTGTTGCAGGATGGGCCAGCTGCAACTCGAACATTGGACTTGGCCTCTACTCTTGAAGTCAGAGCAGGTGGTGCCCGCCCAGCTGGTGAAGCTGATCTGAACAGTTACAACCTTAGATCAGTTCTGACTATTGCTTTCCAATTTACTTTTGAGAACAATTTGCGGGACAATGTGGCTGCCATGGCTCGCCAATATGTGCGTAGCGTTGTAGGGTCTGTTCAGAGGGTTGCCATGGCTATTTCCCCCTCCCGCCTTGGTACCCATCTTGGGCCCAAACCCCTTCCTGGTTCACCTGAGGCTCTTACTCTGGCCCGATGGATTTGCCGAGGCTACAGGTTGACATCCTAGTGTATCTTTCAAGTTTTGCATTTCCATttcttattggtttttttttttagttgcatTTTCTGTTCAAGAGTTGAATAACTTTCTTCATGGAAATTATGATGGAGTATGCTAACGTGTCGGTGGTGAAGCAAAGTAGACTAATGATGTCGTGGGAGGATTTATTCTTATGTTCTCAAGAGTAATGGTTATAACCCATGGATAGCCATATAATAACCCTAGTGCTTGGTTGAATGGTTTAAAGCAACCTTTatatttatggttttatttaacACATGGCAAACTCTGTCAAATAACTTTATAACTTCTAAAAAGCTTGCAGTAAACATTTGGAGATGGTGTGGGATTATCTTTTTCATTGCCAATTGCTCACTCTTTTGTGGTATCTTTCAGGGTCCACACTGGGAGTGAGCTATTTCGGGTTGACTCCCAAGCTGGTGATGCAATCTTAAAGCAACTTTGGCACCATTCAGATGCTATACTATGCTGTTCGGTAAAAACAAATGTAAGCACTTTTTCAGTTTCTTTCCCTGTTCTGTAGTGCTAAATTTCTCTATCCAATGCATTTCATTGAAATATACTTCAGATTATCAAGAGATGTGCTATAAACTACACTCCCATAGCACTTCCATCATACTTTATTGACTCTACAGTACCCATCAACCATTAGATCAACTCTTGTttctaaaataacaaatttaatgGTAGACAGTTAATGTCACATCATTAGCAGTAGGATGGAAATGGGATGAGAGTGTAGTGTTATAGTTatggtattttctttttatcaaaggACAAGAAGTTGAAGCAATACagacttcattttataatttctgtTCCTTTTCTTATGGATTAAATCTACTGGCATAAATGTGTATGCAGGCATCTCCTGTGTTCACCTTTGCAAACCAGGCTGGGCTTGACATGCTTGAAACAACACTTGTGGCCCTTCAAGACATAATGCTTGACAAGATTCTTGACGAAGCTGGCCGGAAGATTCTATGTTCTGAATTCTCCAAGATCATGCAGCAGGTAATGATGCCTTGAGCTTCCACCAGTGTGGAAACTTTTGGTTATACCCTTTGCTAGGAAgacaaaaatatacttattaaGATACTGAAATCATTGAAAAGTAATAGAGCTTTAAGAATGTTTCAAAACATCTAACGATATCAACAATCAACAAAAACCCTTGAATCATCATTCCAGTATCCAAACCCAATGCTGCCTGCTGTATGATGTTTTAGACTTTGTTGACTGCGCTCTTACATTGAACATTCTTATCTTTTCCTAATGTGGTTCTTCAAATTGCCAGGGATTTGCGTATCTACCAGCAGGA
This genomic interval from Juglans regia cultivar Chandler chromosome 3, Walnut 2.0, whole genome shotgun sequence contains the following:
- the LOC108996578 gene encoding homeobox-leucine zipper protein ATHB-14-like isoform X1, with protein sequence MALSMHKNSAYKEMDTSKYVRYTPEQVEALERVYSECPKPSSLRRQQLIRECPILSNIEPKQIKVWFQNRRCREKQRKEASRLQTVNRKLSAMNKLLMEENDRLQKQVSQLVYENGYMRHQLQSASGTTTDNSCESVVMNGQHQQQQNPTPQHPQRDANNPAGLLAIAEEALAEFLSKATGTAVDWVQMIGMKPGPDSIGIVAVSRNCSGVAARACGLVSLEPTKVAEILKDRPSWFRDCRCLDVLSVLPTGNGGTIELIYMQTYAPTTLAAARDFWTLRYTTSLEDGSLVVCERSLTSSTGGPAGPPTASFVRAEMLPSGFLIRPCEGGGSIIHIVDHVDLDVWSVPEVLRPLYESSKILAQKMTIAALRHIRQIAQETSGEIQYGGGRQPAVLRTFSQRLCRGFNDAVNGFVDDGWSLLGSDGVEDVTIMINSSPNKFLNSQYSTSMFSTFGGGVLCAKASMLLQDVPPALLVRFLREHRSEWADYGVDAYSAACLKASPYAVPCARPGGFPGSQVILPLAHTVEHEEFLEVVRLEGHAFSPEDVALARDMYLLQLCSGVDENAVGACAQLVFAPIDESFADDAPLLPSGFRVIPLDPKTDGPAATRTLDLASTLEVRAGGARPAGEADLNSYNLRSVLTIAFQFTFENNLRDNVAAMARQYVRSVVGSVQRVAMAISPSRLGTHLGPKPLPGSPEALTLARWICRGYRVHTGSELFRVDSQAGDAILKQLWHHSDAILCCSVKTNASPVFTFANQAGLDMLETTLVALQDIMLDKILDEAGRKILCSEFSKIMQQGFAYLPAGLCVSSMGRPVSYEQAIAWKVLNDDDSNHCLAFMFINWSFV
- the LOC108996578 gene encoding homeobox-leucine zipper protein ATHB-14-like isoform X2; amino-acid sequence: MNKLLMEENDRLQKQVSQLVYENGYMRHQLQSASGTTTDNSCESVVMNGQHQQQQNPTPQHPQRDANNPAGLLAIAEEALAEFLSKATGTAVDWVQMIGMKPGPDSIGIVAVSRNCSGVAARACGLVSLEPTKVAEILKDRPSWFRDCRCLDVLSVLPTGNGGTIELIYMQTYAPTTLAAARDFWTLRYTTSLEDGSLVVCERSLTSSTGGPAGPPTASFVRAEMLPSGFLIRPCEGGGSIIHIVDHVDLDVWSVPEVLRPLYESSKILAQKMTIAALRHIRQIAQETSGEIQYGGGRQPAVLRTFSQRLCRGFNDAVNGFVDDGWSLLGSDGVEDVTIMINSSPNKFLNSQYSTSMFSTFGGGVLCAKASMLLQDVPPALLVRFLREHRSEWADYGVDAYSAACLKASPYAVPCARPGGFPGSQVILPLAHTVEHEEFLEVVRLEGHAFSPEDVALARDMYLLQLCSGVDENAVGACAQLVFAPIDESFADDAPLLPSGFRVIPLDPKTDGPAATRTLDLASTLEVRAGGARPAGEADLNSYNLRSVLTIAFQFTFENNLRDNVAAMARQYVRSVVGSVQRVAMAISPSRLGTHLGPKPLPGSPEALTLARWICRGYRVHTGSELFRVDSQAGDAILKQLWHHSDAILCCSVKTNASPVFTFANQAGLDMLETTLVALQDIMLDKILDEAGRKILCSEFSKIMQQGFAYLPAGLCVSSMGRPVSYEQAIAWKVLNDDDSNHCLAFMFINWSFV